Proteins from a single region of Fusobacterium russii ATCC 25533:
- the folP gene encoding dihydropteroate synthase: MKIKIKDRELDFGNRTLVMGILNVTPDSFSDGGKYNNLDAAIKQAEKLISEGADIIDVGGESTRPGHTQISSEEEIKRVVPIIKKIKENFNVLISIDTYKYDVAKEALLAGADIVNDIWGLQYDNGEMAKLVKEFNVPLIAMHNQNDEVYSKDIMADLKEFFEKTYKIAEKFGINRDKIILDPGLGFGKNAEHNIEIMSRLDELCKIAPVLLGASKKRFIGKLLNDLPFDERVEGTVATTVIGIQKGVDIVRVHNVLENKRASLVADGIYRAKAPK; this comes from the coding sequence ATGAAAATAAAAATTAAAGATAGAGAATTAGATTTTGGGAATAGGACTTTAGTTATGGGGATATTAAATGTTACCCCTGATTCATTTTCTGATGGAGGAAAATATAATAATCTTGATGCTGCAATTAAGCAAGCTGAAAAATTAATTTCTGAAGGAGCCGATATTATAGATGTAGGTGGAGAGTCAACAAGACCGGGACATACACAAATAAGCTCAGAAGAGGAAATAAAAAGAGTTGTTCCCATAATAAAGAAAATTAAAGAAAATTTTAACGTACTCATATCAATTGACACATATAAATATGATGTTGCAAAAGAAGCTCTTTTAGCCGGAGCAGATATTGTAAATGATATCTGGGGGCTTCAATACGATAATGGAGAAATGGCAAAGCTTGTAAAAGAATTCAATGTGCCACTTATAGCGATGCATAATCAGAATGACGAAGTCTACTCTAAAGATATAATGGCAGATTTAAAGGAATTTTTTGAAAAAACATATAAAATTGCAGAAAAGTTTGGTATAAACAGGGATAAAATTATACTGGATCCAGGACTAGGCTTTGGAAAAAATGCTGAACATAATATTGAAATTATGTCAAGACTGGATGAGCTTTGTAAGATAGCACCTGTTCTTTTAGGTGCATCAAAAAAAAGATTTATAGGAAAGTTATTAAATGATTTGCCTTTTGATGAACGAGTGGAAGGAACAGTTGCCACAACGGTCATAGGAATTCAAAAAGGTGTGGATATTGTAAGAGTACATAATGTCCTAGAAAATAAAAGAGCTTCTTTAGTAGCTGACGGAATTTATAGAGCAAAAGCCCCAAAATAA
- a CDS encoding ABC transporter substrate-binding protein, which produces MGNKCFLKFIFILIFFSKNIFSETEHRIITLSHFSTALLLQLDQEDKLIGEAWSSSVEFPEEIKFKLKTIPHLSDKIPTKEKIYSLSPNLLIGWKSAFNKINLGPIEELKANGIETFYFESSTEDGNLDLFFKDLRNLGKLLNISDKIEEEILKINSEIESIKILEKRENVLVLSNIDSNLSTIGGKGLVNSLIEKAGYNNIFKNINKSYFNSSWEDIVAQKIDIIIILASSEKDFRNKYNKIISTGYLNNQRAILNNEVYYLNYLFTTPNLDIGKTIKALNQKKLLK; this is translated from the coding sequence ATGGGAAATAAATGCTTTTTAAAATTTATTTTTATTTTAATATTTTTCTCAAAAAATATTTTTTCTGAAACTGAGCATAGAATAATTACTCTTAGTCATTTTTCAACTGCTCTTTTACTCCAACTCGATCAAGAAGATAAGCTAATTGGTGAAGCTTGGAGCAGTTCAGTAGAGTTTCCGGAAGAAATTAAATTTAAGCTAAAAACTATACCTCATCTGTCGGATAAAATTCCTACAAAAGAGAAAATCTATTCTCTTTCTCCTAATTTATTAATAGGTTGGAAAAGTGCTTTCAATAAGATTAATTTAGGACCTATAGAGGAACTCAAAGCTAACGGTATAGAAACTTTTTATTTTGAATCTTCAACAGAAGATGGTAATTTGGACTTATTTTTTAAAGACCTTAGAAACCTAGGTAAGCTTTTGAATATTTCAGATAAAATTGAAGAAGAAATATTAAAAATAAATTCTGAAATTGAGAGTATTAAGATATTAGAAAAAAGAGAGAATGTCTTAGTCCTTAGCAATATTGACAGCAATCTCAGTACTATTGGTGGTAAAGGCTTAGTTAATTCTTTAATTGAAAAAGCTGGCTACAATAATATCTTTAAGAATATTAATAAAAGTTATTTTAATAGCAGTTGGGAGGATATCGTTGCACAAAAAATTGATATTATCATTATTTTAGCAAGTAGTGAAAAAGATTTTAGAAATAAATATAATAAAATTATATCAACAGGCTATTTAAATAATCAAAGAGCAATTCTAAATAACGAAGTTTATTATCTCAACTACCTGTTTACAACCCCTAATTTAGATATTGGGAAGACTATTAAAGCACTAAATCAGAAAAAACTATTAAAATAA
- a CDS encoding TonB-dependent receptor yields the protein MKKLNIFLLLFSISSLNFAENLAVKLDESVISGDGFYTSLKDTTKTIYTITASEISEKNIQSLPEALSNIPGVRIAEGFDGNGIIDIRGQGKQFNRNIAIIVDGVKMNPVDWGNVNLYTIPVDSIEKIEIIPSNASVIYGDNTVGGAINIVTKNQKNKNLLKLGAYTESHRGAKGNVEFSTTVNNTTFFGNYLNKKSNGYRENSFNRTENIQLGLNTSFNKNHSFLFKYGYNNTYKRLPDSLSLKQKNENRRSSAKLKEWFLNETNRFLAAYTYKKKNLELIEQLSFQKVRADGNTNFKIKDIEQLDNTFKFKYLNEKNKFVAGIDYSLGKSKFPSNKVKRTDTKEAVGFFFSNTYSLTENLDIQAGFRHQRTSYKYSDNFRTSKIQNNKYTNNVFNIGAKYSYSDTGSTYLTFGKDFRTPLTREMVSSNGWYENIKPQEAYSVELGLRDFYKDTLISSSIFYSQTKDEIYFSSRRPNDPTFKDSGVNTNYDGKSEKFAYELFLERNLMDNLKISGTYSFLYTKFKTGVLKGKHIPGTSKNKLTLGLNYKVNEKLNLNLFTTYYSSSYAWSDDKNNKTKVRPYSTVDLSINYQVNDNFKIYTGVKNLTNTKYYERVEDSSTKSNSRKYYPANERNYFVGFEYRVF from the coding sequence ATGAAGAAACTAAATATTTTTTTACTTCTTTTTTCTATTTCAAGTTTAAACTTTGCTGAAAATTTAGCTGTTAAACTTGATGAAAGTGTTATTTCAGGGGATGGTTTTTATACTTCATTAAAGGACACAACTAAAACCATCTATACTATTACAGCTTCAGAAATTAGTGAGAAAAATATTCAATCTTTACCTGAGGCACTTAGTAATATCCCTGGAGTTAGAATTGCTGAGGGCTTTGATGGAAATGGAATTATTGATATCAGAGGTCAGGGCAAACAATTTAATAGAAATATAGCTATTATTGTTGATGGTGTGAAAATGAATCCTGTAGACTGGGGAAATGTTAATCTTTATACTATTCCCGTTGATAGTATAGAGAAAATAGAGATTATCCCAAGCAACGCTTCTGTCATCTATGGTGATAATACGGTTGGAGGAGCAATAAATATTGTTACTAAAAATCAAAAAAATAAAAATCTTTTGAAATTAGGTGCCTACACTGAGTCACATAGAGGAGCAAAAGGAAATGTAGAATTCTCGACTACTGTAAATAACACAACATTTTTCGGTAATTACTTGAATAAAAAGAGCAACGGCTATAGAGAAAATTCTTTTAATAGAACTGAAAATATTCAACTTGGTTTAAATACAAGTTTCAATAAAAATCATTCATTTCTCTTTAAATATGGCTATAATAATACCTACAAAAGATTACCTGACAGTTTAAGTCTAAAACAAAAAAATGAGAATAGACGTTCTTCTGCTAAGCTAAAAGAATGGTTCTTAAATGAAACAAATAGATTTCTGGCAGCCTACACTTATAAGAAAAAAAACTTGGAGCTTATTGAACAACTAAGCTTCCAAAAAGTTCGTGCTGATGGGAATACCAATTTCAAAATTAAAGATATTGAGCAACTTGATAATACTTTTAAGTTTAAATATTTAAATGAGAAAAATAAATTTGTAGCTGGTATTGATTATTCACTTGGAAAATCAAAATTTCCTAGTAATAAAGTGAAAAGAACTGACACTAAAGAGGCGGTAGGATTTTTCTTTTCAAATACCTATTCCTTAACTGAAAATTTAGATATACAAGCCGGATTCAGACATCAAAGAACTTCATATAAGTACAGTGATAATTTTAGAACTTCTAAAATTCAAAATAATAAATACACTAATAATGTTTTCAATATTGGTGCTAAATACAGCTACTCTGATACTGGTTCTACTTATTTAACATTTGGAAAAGATTTTAGAACTCCTTTGACTAGAGAAATGGTGTCTTCAAATGGTTGGTACGAAAACATAAAACCTCAAGAAGCATATTCAGTTGAATTAGGTCTTAGAGATTTCTATAAAGACACTCTTATAAGCAGTTCTATATTCTATTCACAGACTAAAGATGAAATATATTTTTCTTCTCGTAGACCAAATGATCCGACTTTTAAAGATTCTGGAGTTAATACGAATTACGATGGAAAAAGTGAAAAATTTGCTTATGAATTATTTTTGGAAAGAAATTTAATGGATAATTTAAAAATTTCTGGTACTTATTCATTTCTGTATACAAAATTCAAGACAGGTGTATTAAAAGGAAAACATATTCCAGGAACTTCTAAAAATAAACTTACACTAGGTCTTAACTATAAGGTAAATGAAAAATTAAATTTAAATCTATTTACAACTTACTATAGTAGTTCATATGCTTGGTCTGATGATAAAAATAATAAAACTAAAGTAAGACCATATAGCACTGTTGATTTAAGTATAAATTATCAAGTTAATGATAACTTTAAAATCTATACTGGAGTTAAAAATCTAACTAATACCAAATATTATGAACGTGTTGAAGATAGTTCCACTAAATCTAATTCCAGAAAATATTATCCTGCAAATGAAAGAAATTATTTTGTAGGATTTGAATATAGGGTATTTTAA
- a CDS encoding M20 metallopeptidase family protein, which translates to MKEILIKNIESIEKEVINWRRHLHRNPELSNDEKNTSEFIINILEQLQIKYEKQKDNYGIIAKISGKNPGKKIAFRADMDALPVTEENDILYKSEKNGVMHACGHDAHMAILLGTAKILKSFEDSIKGEILLVFQPAEEDSPNGGAKRIIASKALDEVDRIYGLHVWPEAEVGKIVLKDSACMAASDHFYIDITGKASHAAEPNKGIDALVAAANWIVAAQAIISREVSPMENIVFTIGTMNAGVRYNVVAENVKIEGTCRTFNPAIRDFIERRLNESLNAIDNFFGTKSSLDYQRGYCSLINDSESVSFAKEVGDKYIGKEFIIEAKEPSMCAEDFAFYLNDYKGAFFWLGTGYEGCAALHNSKFNIDETILKKGILLFSSLALEFLK; encoded by the coding sequence ATGAAAGAAATACTCATAAAAAATATTGAAAGTATTGAAAAAGAAGTTATAAACTGGAGAAGACATCTTCATAGAAATCCTGAGCTTTCAAATGACGAAAAAAATACTTCCGAATTTATTATTAATATCTTAGAACAACTACAAATAAAATACGAGAAGCAAAAAGATAATTATGGAATAATTGCAAAAATTTCCGGGAAAAACCCGGGAAAAAAAATTGCATTCAGAGCTGATATGGATGCATTACCTGTAACAGAAGAAAATGATATACTTTATAAATCAGAAAAAAATGGTGTCATGCATGCCTGCGGTCATGATGCACATATGGCTATTTTGCTGGGAACGGCAAAGATTTTAAAAAGTTTTGAGGACAGCATAAAGGGTGAAATTCTATTGGTCTTTCAACCTGCTGAAGAAGATTCGCCAAATGGAGGAGCTAAAAGAATAATAGCGAGTAAAGCTCTCGATGAAGTTGACAGAATTTATGGGTTACATGTATGGCCAGAAGCGGAAGTTGGAAAAATTGTCTTAAAAGACAGTGCATGTATGGCAGCTTCAGATCATTTTTATATAGATATTACTGGCAAAGCATCTCATGCTGCTGAACCCAATAAAGGTATAGATGCCTTAGTTGCTGCCGCAAATTGGATTGTAGCTGCACAAGCCATTATTTCAAGAGAAGTAAGCCCAATGGAAAATATTGTTTTCACTATTGGAACTATGAATGCCGGTGTAAGGTATAATGTAGTAGCTGAAAATGTAAAGATAGAAGGAACTTGTAGAACCTTTAATCCTGCAATTAGAGATTTTATTGAAAGAAGGTTGAATGAAAGCTTAAATGCCATTGATAATTTTTTTGGGACAAAAAGTTCTCTTGATTATCAAAGAGGATATTGCTCTTTAATAAATGATAGTGAATCAGTTTCTTTTGCTAAGGAAGTCGGAGATAAGTATATAGGAAAAGAATTTATAATTGAAGCAAAGGAGCCTTCAATGTGTGCTGAGGATTTTGCTTTTTATTTAAATGATTATAAAGGGGCTTTTTTTTGGCTAGGAACAGGTTATGAAGGTTGTGCAGCTCTTCATAATTCTAAATTTAATATTGATGAAACTATCTTAAAGAAAGGTATCCTTTTATTTAGCTCCCTAGCTCTTGAATTTTTAAAATAA
- a CDS encoding sodium/glutamate symporter: protein MTAKMFSELLNSLGLLGLFLLLGTFLRAKIKFFQQTFMPASVIGGFILLILGPVCFNVLKISPEWLKIYSLIPGVLIIPIVASVPLGLKFSSEIKSAKSVLPLAFIGLAIAMLQFVAGFSMQYLFDGKYDFYETFGWELGLGFVGGHGTAGLLGNMLQTANLPYWETAQGVAVTTATFGIVGGILIGMLLINFSSRKAYTAILKKPGDIPESFKIGYIKEVEKQPILGRDTTLSASIDSLAFHFAIIFSVCLISFKLLEFMKTYKIFILDKISIWAYSIVVMFIFWNIMCKLKLDFLVDPKVKSKISGTLTEFAVIAAIASLPIKAVFAFIVPITVMCIVGFVLTTFFLFYMCKYFLKDYWFEHMIATFGMSTGVFLTGILLLRICDPDFKTPVLTNYSFAYTIISITYFALLNLILTTLLDKGLFSGTMLSLVIGIGFTIAAILASKLSFKKLER from the coding sequence ATGACAGCTAAAATGTTTTCTGAATTACTGAATAGTTTAGGTTTATTGGGCTTATTTTTATTACTGGGTACTTTTTTAAGGGCTAAAATTAAATTTTTTCAACAAACTTTTATGCCTGCTTCAGTCATTGGAGGTTTCATACTATTAATTCTTGGACCTGTGTGTTTTAATGTTTTAAAAATTTCTCCAGAATGGTTAAAAATATATTCACTTATTCCAGGAGTTCTTATAATTCCAATAGTGGCTTCTGTTCCACTTGGTTTAAAATTTTCCTCTGAGATAAAGTCTGCAAAGTCCGTTCTTCCCTTAGCTTTTATCGGTCTAGCAATAGCCATGCTCCAATTTGTAGCTGGTTTTTCTATGCAATATCTTTTCGACGGAAAATATGATTTCTATGAAACTTTTGGTTGGGAATTGGGACTAGGCTTTGTTGGTGGACATGGAACTGCTGGACTTTTAGGAAATATGTTACAAACTGCTAACTTACCTTACTGGGAAACTGCTCAAGGGGTTGCTGTAACAACTGCAACTTTCGGAATAGTTGGTGGTATTCTAATTGGAATGTTATTAATTAACTTCTCATCTCGTAAAGCTTATACAGCCATATTAAAAAAGCCTGGGGATATTCCTGAAAGTTTTAAAATTGGTTATATTAAAGAAGTGGAAAAACAGCCTATCTTAGGAAGAGATACTACTCTTTCTGCTTCTATAGATTCTTTAGCTTTTCACTTCGCTATTATTTTTAGTGTCTGCCTTATTTCATTTAAGTTATTAGAATTTATGAAAACTTATAAAATTTTTATTCTTGATAAAATTTCTATATGGGCATATTCTATAGTTGTTATGTTTATTTTTTGGAATATTATGTGTAAACTAAAATTAGATTTTTTAGTTGATCCTAAAGTAAAATCAAAAATTTCTGGAACATTGACTGAATTTGCAGTTATTGCTGCTATTGCCAGTCTTCCTATAAAGGCTGTCTTTGCTTTTATTGTTCCCATAACAGTTATGTGTATAGTAGGGTTTGTTTTAACTACTTTTTTCCTATTTTATATGTGTAAATATTTTCTGAAAGACTACTGGTTCGAGCATATGATAGCAACTTTTGGAATGTCAACTGGAGTTTTCTTAACAGGAATTTTATTATTAAGAATTTGTGATCCGGACTTTAAAACTCCTGTTTTGACTAATTATTCATTTGCCTACACTATTATCAGCATAACTTATTTTGCTTTGTTAAATCTTATTTTAACTACCTTGCTTGATAAAGGACTATTTTCTGGTACTATGCTATCATTAGTTATCGGAATAGGATTCACTATTGCTGCAATTTTAGCAAGTAAACTCTCATTTAAAAAATTAGAAAGGTGA